Below is a window of Agathobacter rectalis ATCC 33656 DNA.
GCTGCCGGTATTTGAGGTTGGAAGCACATACAGATAACCTCCCTGCTCATTTATTGCAAATTTATCGTTAAGATAACCATTCACTGAAGTCGTCTCCCCGGTCTTCATCACTCCATCCTCAAACGAAAGTTTGCTGATTTTGGTAAGCTCACGGCTTGCACCCCAATCGGAATGATACAGATACATAGCATTGCCAGAAACGTACACCTCTCCGCTATTATTCATAATGCATTTTGCATCTATCGTCTTATCAGGTTTATCCACATCAAAGCTCGAAATAACTGTGCCTGAGTATGTATCCTCTCCTATATAGAAGCAGTCATAGCTTATCACTTTGCCATTTACCTGAGGCACCCATTTCTCCAGATTATCCTCCTGCAGTGCCACATTTTTATTCATATCGGAGGTCTTTATATATGTGTCTGAAAAAACATATACCGTATTGCCGATTTTGCGCGATGTATTGTAAAATCCATCCTGACGCGCTTTACCTATAAGCACCGGTTTCGTCGGGTCAGCTATATCATAGCTATAGCATATAGTCTCATCCTTATCGCCTGTGTGGTTTGATATAATAAGCATTTTTCCGTCACTGATATAAAGCTCCTCTACAGTATCTGACGGTACCTCAAAATCAGGACGAAACAGCGTCTCTTCCCCAGGCTTTCCCTTTGAAATATCCGTAATGGATATCTGACCATCCTCGACCATGTAAATGTATTTTCCGTCCGTCTTTACCACATCACTCTCATCAACGCCCTCTGTCATCACGTTGGTTGTTGAATACTCTGTATTGGCTGCCGACTCCTGTTTATTTGTAGACGATGCATCAGACATAATGCCTGTTACATCCGCACCCTCCAACAGCTCTCCAAATGCGGTATCCCTTATGGAAGCCTCTGCTTTTTTTACCACATCATACAATTTCCCGTAATCAGAGGCCGCTTCATAATCCCCAAGCTTTGCGCCGCTCTTTATCCCCGCATAGACATTATTCTGTGCATTATTCTGTGAAATCACATTTGCAGTTTTTGTTTCCAGCTCATCTATACGGTTATTAAGCCACACAACCTCCGTGCCTAAGACTGCAACAACAAGGACTGCCGCCACTGTGGCAAGCGCTTTTGCTGCCCGTGCAAATTTTTTGTGCTTTTTCCTGTTTTTGTCTTCTTTTCCGCCGTGATGGGTTTCATGATTTTTTACATAAATTTCATCACTGTACCCGGCCGATTCTCCGGTCGGCTGCGCTTCTTCAATTATTTGGTCATCGATGTAATTTAAACCATCAAATAAATCCTTTTTCGTCATAGATATACGCCCTCCTCATCCAGATATTTTTTAAGCTCTGCCCTTATCCTGAACAATGTGGTCTTTACGCTGCTCTTGCTCCTGCCGCTCATATC
It encodes the following:
- a CDS encoding beta-propeller domain-containing protein, giving the protein MTKKDLFDGLNYIDDQIIEEAQPTGESAGYSDEIYVKNHETHHGGKEDKNRKKHKKFARAAKALATVAAVLVVAVLGTEVVWLNNRIDELETKTANVISQNNAQNNVYAGIKSGAKLGDYEAASDYGKLYDVVKKAEASIRDTAFGELLEGADVTGIMSDASSTNKQESAANTEYSTTNVMTEGVDESDVVKTDGKYIYMVEDGQISITDISKGKPGEETLFRPDFEVPSDTVEELYISDGKMLIISNHTGDKDETICYSYDIADPTKPVLIGKARQDGFYNTSRKIGNTVYVFSDTYIKTSDMNKNVALQEDNLEKWVPQVNGKVISYDCFYIGEDTYSGTVISSFDVDKPDKTIDAKCIMNNSGEVYVSGNAMYLYHSDWGASRELTKISKLSFEDGVMKTGETTSVNGYLNDKFAINEQGGYLYVLPTSNTGSQPVNSLHVLDKDMNEVGVINEIARGESIYAARFVGKYVYFITYRQTDPLFVADISDPTAPKLLGELEVSGFSEYLHMWDDTHVLGIGYGDSQQSKIKLTMFDVSDPTKPVEVNQKLIDSSESWSNEFVYNYKAILADPEKNMIGFTANDYYLYSYDSENGFSLLEQQALTYKNTEGYRGIYKDNDFYVAGNGEIKHFKLAE